The following are encoded together in the Bradyrhizobium genosp. L genome:
- a CDS encoding ArsR/SmtB family transcription factor, with the protein MTAAMQLTSVLKTLADPTRRAVFERIAREGEVAATGLVQGSKVSQPAVSQHLRALRDAGLVTERREGRHIHYRVAPKGLRPLIDWLGYYETFWAERFANLENLLKESE; encoded by the coding sequence ATGACCGCGGCGATGCAGCTCACCAGTGTGTTGAAGACCCTCGCGGACCCGACCCGGCGCGCGGTGTTCGAGCGCATCGCGCGGGAAGGCGAGGTGGCCGCGACCGGATTGGTGCAGGGCTCGAAAGTGTCGCAGCCGGCGGTGTCGCAGCATCTGCGCGCGCTGCGTGATGCCGGCCTCGTCACCGAGCGGCGCGAGGGCCGCCACATCCACTATCGCGTCGCGCCGAAGGGGCTGCGGCCCCTGATCGACTGGCTCGGCTACTACGAGACGTTCTGGGCCGAGCGCTTCGCGAACCTGGAAAATCTGTTGAAGGAGAGTGAGTGA
- a CDS encoding SRPBCC family protein, whose amino-acid sequence MGETRAITVEKVLPCAVDKVWRTLTTRELLAKWLMPNDFTAVVGHRLNFRTRPIGDWDGVVHCEVLVCDPPHLLRYSWKGGADTNPEYGSKLDSVVTWTLTPVEAGTRVRMVHDGFVFPGNRYAFDMMSPGWGKIVDAIGRVAAEA is encoded by the coding sequence ATGGGTGAGACGCGTGCGATCACGGTGGAGAAAGTGCTGCCTTGCGCCGTCGACAAGGTCTGGCGGACGCTGACCACGCGCGAGCTGCTGGCCAAATGGCTGATGCCGAACGATTTCACAGCCGTCGTCGGCCACAGACTCAATTTCCGCACGCGGCCGATCGGTGACTGGGACGGCGTCGTCCATTGCGAGGTGCTCGTCTGCGACCCGCCGCATCTGCTGCGCTATTCCTGGAAGGGCGGCGCCGACACCAATCCGGAGTACGGCTCGAAGCTCGACTCCGTCGTCACCTGGACGCTGACGCCGGTCGAGGCCGGCACCCGGGTCCGCATGGTGCATGACGGCTTCGTCTTCCCCGGCAACCGCTATGCCTTCGACATGATGAGCCCGGGCTGGGGCAAGATCGTCGACGCCATCGGGCGCGTCGCCGCGGAAGCCTGA